The following nucleotide sequence is from Halanaerobiales bacterium.
CATTAGTATCTTCTTTATAACCTAGCTGAAATAATATACAGCTTCTCTGCAGCCAGATATTATCTGAATTAATCCATTTTTTAATATACACTTCTTTCTTTTCTGGAAACTTTTTAAAATATGACCCTACTAATTTTTTAGCTATTTGATCAACAGTATCCCACCAGGATTTATGAGTAATCATATATTCCAGTAATTTAATAATATCTTCATTAAATTCTTTTTTATATCTTTCAACTAATTCAGCTCCAAAATACTGATATTCCCTTTCATCCTTTTTCC
It contains:
- a CDS encoding DNA alkylation repair protein — protein: MNNNYLDNLTKALMDKADPEKAKEQKKYMRNKFEFFGIQAKPRRKATRKFMRKENRPTYEELDIVVKKLWKKDEREYQYFGAELVERYKKEFNEDIIKLLEYMITHKSWWDTVDQIAKKLVGSYFKKFPEKKEVYIKKWINSDNIWLQRSCILFQLGYKEDTN